A single window of Desulfovibrio desulfuricans DNA harbors:
- a CDS encoding alpha/beta fold hydrolase: MMKLSDFSFAAPAKNSARPESAGISGSGPQTAGTTQAEQDFVSLEHLFRSIADARPEVQALTGGGLGLTFRELDVLSERIARFILTQGYGHEAVVGVLCARGAVYLAAALGVMRAGAVYLPVEREQPQSRKEAMLRPASLIIADSACLREAEYFHYRNPGIRHVLCLDAQEYDDAAEKGTGLVSTEYWEQVAQAGSDMGWKSDFDAAPCPQSELAALAAAVLEKCGLARKAEAYSAKAFAAGRKVLDVGSGSGCVAQALAGAAQEYAAVDLARNELSRLAGFDAAARVTPYRMEAADIHFLEGQTFDVVVMNGVVENFPGYNYLRRVLNHAVQMLTPEGLVFVGAVRDLDCRNDLRAALQAHALATGDQTGLLRLDASAELFVPRQFFMEWAARCPVPVEVTFSPCGLGQNSSQSAGQTCPESESQHGVQAFRYDVVIRPGGSRPQVPVSLSRFGAQHLPPAGGQALPPCDPAQAAYIVYTSGSTGTPKGVVVEHRNLMHILRALRPYAAGCERVGLVAPLSFDASVQQLAVSVFSGKSLHVLSDEERKNPSLFCACARERGLDLCDMTPAFFNVLTDWLAGQRQPLPLKALLLAGEVLRPDVIRKFYAIPGNEGVVLFNVYGPTECTVDSSAFRIDVGNHQDFTAYPIGRPLEGVRICAMDKNCQELPDSVTGELWIFGDGVSRGYLNNASPGAFVEKNGQPCYRTGDNGYVQNGLVFYRGREDQQVKIRGNRVELGEVEKAVAGFPGVRQVAVVADTFRAGEEKTLAAYVVGTIDMAVLRGYLEQHLPPYCVPAYFVPMMELPFSLNRKIDKKALPSPLGGVEIQRGRMPAGPVEEKLAEIWKRLLGVDITDADAGFFSLGGHSILSIRLIAMIEKEMGVHVAVNELVTHSSIAQLAALLAGKTEKRESPVIQLQHCEGGKNLVLFHPVGGSVFCYSDLARLLGGKYTVYAVEAAGFSQRRTSLTTELHTVESLSEYYLDEMLKVESRDIIWGGWSFGGLLAYECSRRYAAMGNRSEPVIILDTVADNTRAKQMAAKDDIELLQLILQQGMAFDPVKLRAMPREQQLGYLVECGEKSGLLPAGFSAVQMDNLLLTYRGNTLAAARYERPSPSDCNLLLVRALDFASNPQIIMNDDYQGWGRFLKKENISLRWTQGTHETMLSAGLAANVAQLILEYLECEK; encoded by the coding sequence ATGATGAAGCTATCGGATTTTTCCTTTGCCGCTCCTGCAAAAAATTCTGCAAGGCCTGAATCTGCCGGTATTTCAGGTTCTGGCCCGCAGACAGCGGGCACCACGCAGGCAGAGCAGGACTTTGTCAGCCTTGAGCACCTGTTCCGCAGCATTGCCGACGCAAGGCCAGAGGTCCAAGCCCTGACCGGGGGCGGCCTGGGGCTGACCTTCAGGGAACTGGACGTTCTTTCGGAGCGTATTGCCCGTTTTATCCTTACGCAGGGGTATGGGCACGAGGCTGTGGTGGGCGTGCTGTGTGCGCGCGGCGCGGTGTATCTGGCTGCGGCCCTTGGCGTCATGCGGGCCGGGGCGGTGTATCTGCCCGTGGAGCGCGAGCAGCCGCAAAGCCGCAAAGAGGCCATGCTGCGGCCCGCAAGCCTGATTATTGCCGACAGCGCCTGCCTGCGCGAGGCCGAGTATTTTCATTACAGAAATCCCGGCATCCGGCACGTACTCTGCCTTGATGCGCAGGAGTATGACGATGCCGCCGAAAAAGGCACAGGCCTTGTAAGCACGGAATACTGGGAGCAGGTGGCGCAGGCGGGCAGCGACATGGGCTGGAAGAGCGATTTTGACGCCGCCCCCTGCCCGCAAAGCGAGCTTGCTGCCTTGGCCGCTGCCGTGCTTGAAAAATGCGGGCTGGCTCGCAAAGCAGAGGCTTACAGTGCAAAGGCATTTGCGGCAGGCCGCAAGGTGCTGGATGTGGGCAGCGGGTCTGGCTGCGTGGCGCAGGCGCTTGCCGGGGCCGCGCAGGAATATGCGGCCGTGGATCTGGCCCGCAATGAACTCAGCCGCCTTGCCGGTTTTGACGCTGCCGCCAGGGTGACGCCGTATCGTATGGAGGCGGCGGACATACATTTTCTTGAAGGCCAGACCTTTGACGTGGTGGTCATGAACGGCGTGGTGGAAAATTTCCCCGGCTACAATTATCTGCGCAGGGTGCTGAATCACGCCGTACAGATGCTCACGCCAGAAGGTCTGGTTTTTGTGGGTGCTGTGCGCGATCTGGATTGCCGCAATGATCTGCGGGCAGCCTTGCAGGCCCATGCCCTTGCCACCGGCGATCAAACCGGCCTGCTGCGGCTTGATGCCTCTGCCGAGCTGTTTGTTCCCCGGCAGTTTTTTATGGAGTGGGCGGCGCGCTGCCCTGTGCCGGTGGAAGTGACGTTCTCCCCCTGCGGTCTGGGGCAAAACTCTAGCCAGAGCGCGGGGCAGACCTGCCCGGAGAGCGAAAGCCAGCATGGAGTGCAGGCCTTCCGCTATGATGTGGTCATCCGCCCCGGCGGCAGCCGTCCTCAGGTTCCGGTTTCGCTCTCGCGTTTTGGCGCGCAGCATCTGCCGCCTGCGGGCGGGCAAGCCCTGCCCCCATGCGATCCCGCCCAGGCTGCCTATATCGTCTATACCAGCGGTTCAACGGGCACTCCCAAGGGGGTGGTGGTAGAGCACCGCAACCTCATGCACATTTTGCGCGCCCTGCGGCCCTATGCGGCGGGCTGCGAGAGGGTGGGGCTGGTTGCGCCCCTGTCGTTTGACGCTTCTGTGCAGCAGTTGGCCGTGTCTGTCTTCAGCGGCAAAAGCCTGCATGTGCTGTCAGACGAAGAACGCAAGAACCCCTCGCTTTTTTGCGCCTGCGCGCGTGAGCGCGGGCTTGACCTGTGCGACATGACACCCGCGTTTTTCAACGTGCTTACAGACTGGCTTGCCGGGCAGCGCCAGCCGTTGCCGCTCAAGGCGTTGCTGCTGGCGGGCGAGGTGCTGCGGCCCGATGTTATCCGCAAATTTTACGCCATCCCCGGCAACGAGGGCGTGGTGCTGTTCAATGTGTACGGCCCCACGGAATGCACGGTGGACAGCAGCGCCTTTCGCATAGATGTGGGCAACCATCAGGATTTTACCGCCTATCCCATTGGCAGGCCTCTTGAAGGCGTGCGCATCTGCGCGATGGACAAAAATTGTCAGGAGTTGCCCGATTCCGTCACTGGCGAACTGTGGATTTTTGGCGATGGCGTGTCGCGCGGCTACCTGAACAACGCCAGCCCCGGTGCGTTTGTGGAAAAAAACGGCCAGCCCTGCTATCGCACGGGTGACAACGGTTATGTGCAAAATGGCCTTGTTTTTTACCGTGGACGCGAAGACCAGCAGGTGAAGATACGCGGCAACCGGGTGGAGCTTGGCGAGGTGGAAAAAGCCGTTGCGGGTTTTCCCGGCGTGCGTCAGGTGGCGGTGGTGGCGGATACATTTCGCGCCGGGGAGGAAAAGACCCTTGCGGCCTATGTGGTGGGCACTATCGATATGGCCGTGCTGCGCGGGTATCTTGAGCAACACCTGCCGCCGTACTGCGTGCCCGCTTATTTTGTCCCCATGATGGAACTGCCGTTTTCGCTCAACCGCAAGATAGACAAAAAGGCTCTGCCGTCACCCCTGGGCGGGGTGGAAATTCAGCGTGGGCGCATGCCTGCCGGGCCTGTGGAAGAAAAACTGGCCGAGATATGGAAGCGCCTGCTGGGCGTTGATATTACCGATGCCGATGCTGGTTTCTTCAGTCTGGGAGGTCACAGCATTCTTTCCATCAGGCTTATTGCCATGATTGAAAAGGAAATGGGCGTGCATGTGGCTGTGAACGAGCTGGTCACGCATTCAAGCATCGCGCAGCTTGCGGCCCTGCTGGCCGGAAAGACCGAAAAGCGCGAAAGCCCTGTTATCCAACTGCAACACTGCGAGGGCGGCAAGAACCTTGTGCTGTTTCACCCTGTTGGCGGCAGCGTGTTCTGCTACAGCGACCTCGCGCGCCTGCTTGGCGGCAAATATACGGTCTACGCTGTTGAGGCGGCGGGATTCAGTCAGCGCCGCACATCGCTTACCACAGAGCTGCACACGGTTGAAAGTCTGTCGGAGTATTATCTGGACGAAATGCTCAAGGTCGAGAGCCGGGATATCATCTGGGGCGGCTGGAGTTTCGGCGGCCTGCTGGCCTATGAATGCTCCCGGCGGTATGCGGCGATGGGCAACCGCAGCGAGCCTGTCATCATTCTCGATACCGTGGCCGACAATACCCGCGCAAAACAGATGGCGGCCAAGGATGACATCGAACTCTTGCAGCTCATTTTGCAGCAAGGTATGGCCTTTGACCCCGTAAAGCTGCGCGCCATGCCGCGTGAGCAGCAACTGGGCTATCTTGTGGAGTGCGGGGAGAAAAGCGGATTGTTGCCTGCCGGGTTCAGCGCCGTGCAGATGGACAACCTGCTGCTGACCTATCGCGGCAATACCCTGGCGGCTGCACGCTATGAGCGGCCAAGCCCTTCCGACTGCAATCTGTTGCTGGTGCGCGCGCTGGATTTTGCAAGCAACCCGCAGATAATAATGAATGACGACTATCAGGGTTGGGGCCGCTTTTTGAAAAAGGAAAACATCTCGCTGCGCTGGACGCAAGGCACCCATGAAACCATGCTTTCTGCTGGCCTTGCCGCAAATGTGGCCCAGCTCATACTGGAATATCTTGAATGTGAAAAATAG
- a CDS encoding HDOD domain-containing protein: MQSQKESRLFLQKLLQNPPTLPFEPKLLPLLFAVTQEGSNASVRSVVALIEKSPRLATRVLTVANSAAYGLEFKVSTLQRAISIMGLREVRLLVLMVGMSSFIREAQLPKSFDTAAFWKHLLFVATIARTLADVLGGDNGVCGASACAGERLVMVPDEAYIAGLLHDVGKIFFAAARPDLWEKTAEMEQAENCGSSEAETAQLGMDHGLIGAAVMHQWKLPLVLTEPINLHHSPELATTYKMEARLLAAANALAHCSHDALILRSKAGEHLPEGCDLDAVSAAVLESMVRIQETGFAELDA, encoded by the coding sequence ATGCAATCTCAAAAAGAGTCCAGGCTGTTTTTGCAAAAGCTTTTGCAAAATCCGCCGACGCTTCCGTTTGAACCCAAGCTGCTTCCCCTGCTGTTTGCGGTTACCCAGGAAGGCTCCAATGCCTCGGTGCGCTCGGTCGTTGCACTGATTGAAAAAAGCCCACGGCTCGCAACACGTGTGCTCACAGTGGCCAATTCGGCTGCATATGGGCTTGAATTCAAGGTTTCTACCCTGCAAAGAGCCATCAGCATCATGGGCCTGCGCGAAGTGCGCCTGCTTGTGCTCATGGTGGGCATGTCGTCGTTTATACGCGAGGCCCAGCTTCCCAAGAGTTTTGATACTGCTGCATTCTGGAAACACCTGCTTTTTGTGGCAACCATTGCCCGAACCCTGGCGGATGTGCTTGGCGGAGATAACGGCGTATGCGGAGCCTCTGCCTGCGCTGGCGAGCGCCTGGTTATGGTGCCGGACGAGGCATATATAGCTGGCTTGCTGCACGATGTGGGCAAGATTTTTTTTGCTGCCGCACGCCCAGACCTCTGGGAAAAGACGGCAGAAATGGAACAGGCCGAAAATTGCGGCAGTTCCGAGGCTGAAACCGCGCAGCTTGGCATGGACCACGGGCTTATTGGGGCGGCAGTGATGCACCAGTGGAAGCTGCCTCTGGTGCTTACCGAACCCATAAACCTGCACCACTCGCCCGAGCTTGCCACAACGTACAAAATGGAGGCGCGCCTGCTTGCTGCGGCCAACGCCCTGGCGCATTGCAGCCACGATGCGCTCATACTGAGGAGCAAGGCGGGCGAACACCTGCCCGAGGGGTGTGATCTTGATGCCGTGAGCGCGGCTGTGCTTGAAAGTATGGTCAGAATACAGGAAACCGGTTTTGCTGAGCTTGATGCATAG
- a CDS encoding EAL domain-containing protein, with the protein MDIETGLDNLLRGQFDAALAEFEGCGQQPTAEKLCELTRACADLSAYAAALAEGDLSVRPPKSCRHFSMHLESLHAKLKRLARQLLIFSAGYPMPAVDDMGDLSDGLTFLINQAQTCKKQVEHDQNHDVETGLMNRRAFVRGVREALQMQPGKFGVLLSCGLDNLKYVNESHGYDGGDLYISKVVEALQMCENDAVLLARTAGSEFAVFAHGFDNEESALRFAQDNRKTLLNTTIELPNEIVRIRASLGVAVYPSDAMTGDVLMNYASHAMFEVQNFNRGTLMRFNPEVYRAKANILSRQERLDELLEGQLIRFAFQPIVSLKDGAIYGYEALMRSTTPHFASPLDVLQLAEAQSKLPQLEYLTFRMIFDWMGKNFPSLGARKIFFNAISAQYLDARELRTMHPRYEDICRNMVFEIIETASSEEGLAQKVRELRTELAAFIAIDDFGCAHSNALRLLNISPEILKIDSFFIRAIHKAPASKREFLSNILVYCRSKGILTVAEGVETREELASVVALGFDLAQGFYLARPEFALQELTQSQIEEITALRRTV; encoded by the coding sequence ATGGATATTGAAACCGGCCTTGATAATCTGCTGCGCGGGCAATTCGACGCTGCGCTGGCTGAATTTGAAGGCTGCGGGCAGCAGCCCACAGCAGAGAAACTGTGCGAGCTCACGCGGGCCTGCGCTGATCTTTCTGCCTACGCAGCAGCACTGGCAGAGGGGGATCTGTCTGTCCGCCCGCCCAAATCCTGCCGTCACTTTTCCATGCACCTTGAAAGCCTGCACGCCAAGCTCAAGCGTCTGGCGCGGCAACTGCTCATATTCAGCGCGGGGTACCCCATGCCTGCGGTTGACGATATGGGTGACCTCTCTGACGGACTGACCTTTCTTATCAATCAGGCGCAGACCTGCAAAAAGCAGGTCGAGCACGACCAGAATCACGATGTGGAAACCGGCCTCATGAACCGCCGGGCCTTTGTTCGCGGCGTGCGCGAAGCCTTGCAGATGCAGCCCGGCAAATTTGGCGTGCTGCTTTCGTGCGGTCTGGATAATCTCAAGTACGTAAATGAGTCGCATGGATACGATGGGGGCGATCTGTACATAAGCAAGGTGGTCGAAGCCTTGCAGATGTGCGAAAATGACGCAGTGTTGCTGGCTCGCACGGCAGGCAGCGAATTTGCAGTGTTTGCCCACGGTTTTGATAATGAAGAAAGCGCCTTGCGCTTTGCGCAGGATAACCGCAAGACCCTGCTGAACACCACCATTGAACTGCCCAACGAGATAGTGCGTATACGCGCCTCGCTCGGGGTGGCCGTGTATCCCAGCGATGCCATGACCGGCGATGTGCTCATGAATTACGCCAGCCACGCCATGTTTGAAGTGCAGAACTTCAATCGCGGCACGCTCATGCGGTTCAATCCTGAAGTTTACCGGGCCAAGGCCAATATCCTGAGCCGGCAGGAACGCCTGGACGAATTGCTTGAAGGCCAGTTGATCCGCTTTGCCTTTCAGCCCATCGTGAGCCTGAAAGATGGCGCCATTTATGGCTATGAGGCGCTCATGCGCTCCACAACGCCGCATTTTGCCTCGCCGCTTGATGTGCTGCAACTGGCAGAGGCGCAGTCAAAACTGCCCCAGCTGGAGTATCTGACGTTCAGGATGATTTTTGACTGGATGGGCAAAAACTTCCCTTCGCTCGGCGCCAGAAAGATATTTTTCAACGCCATTTCCGCCCAGTATCTGGATGCTCGGGAGCTGCGCACCATGCACCCGCGCTATGAAGACATATGCCGCAACATGGTGTTTGAAATCATAGAAACCGCCAGCAGCGAGGAGGGCCTTGCCCAAAAGGTGCGCGAGCTGCGCACGGAGCTGGCGGCCTTTATCGCCATTGACGATTTTGGCTGCGCCCATTCAAATGCGCTGCGGCTTTTGAATATTTCGCCCGAAATTCTCAAGATCGACAGTTTTTTTATCCGCGCCATCCACAAGGCCCCCGCATCCAAGAGGGAATTTCTTTCAAATATTCTTGTATATTGCCGTTCAAAGGGCATTCTCACCGTGGCGGAGGGAGTGGAAACCCGCGAGGAACTTGCCAGCGTGGTTGCTCTGGGTTTTGATCTTGCGCAGGGCTTTTATCTGGCAAGGCCGGAATTTGCCCTGCAAGAGCTTACACAAAGCCAGATTGAAGAAATCACCGCGCTCAGGCGCACAGTTTGA
- a CDS encoding HD-GYP domain-containing protein: MPAERIPIANLKPGMYVLNPGISWINAPLLYMREGLVADQAEIDGIIQQGFTEVIHDPERAVPTYEPGGALPRVFSRHIAQAQRAHAAAYAHVKAAMTSGVCDSADIAGAEPCVKSIILALKRNANAMLTLANLKGRDEYTYRHSVNVAIFAVAFARHMGLTDQQQQLAGMAGLFHDYGKALVPREILNAPRTLSPPEFAVMRSHVLLGYDALRKIPNIAPEILEGTAQHHEMHDGLGYPYGLKGSAIGLFGRIISICDVYDALSSRRVYKAALCPSHALAIMYKMNGTAWPLGFADSFIRMVGVFPLGTAVKLSDGRMGLISSCDPDFPTRPTVIIVRKSRGVAYMEDRLDLSAESKICVSRALSFNETEDWDIPRLLGITE; this comes from the coding sequence ATGCCTGCGGAACGGATACCTATAGCAAACCTGAAGCCGGGAATGTATGTGCTCAATCCGGGCATTTCCTGGATCAATGCCCCGCTGCTTTACATGCGCGAGGGTCTTGTGGCCGATCAGGCAGAAATTGACGGGATCATCCAGCAGGGCTTTACCGAAGTAATTCACGATCCGGAGCGCGCCGTTCCCACGTATGAACCGGGCGGCGCGCTGCCGCGCGTGTTTTCACGCCACATTGCCCAGGCGCAAAGAGCGCACGCTGCCGCCTACGCCCATGTAAAAGCCGCCATGACTTCCGGCGTGTGCGACAGCGCCGACATTGCAGGGGCGGAACCCTGCGTTAAGTCCATCATCCTTGCCCTCAAGCGTAATGCCAACGCCATGCTGACCCTTGCCAACCTGAAAGGGCGTGACGAATACACATACAGGCACAGCGTCAACGTGGCCATTTTCGCCGTAGCCTTTGCCCGGCATATGGGCCTCACGGATCAGCAGCAGCAACTAGCCGGTATGGCCGGGCTGTTTCATGATTACGGCAAGGCTCTGGTGCCGAGAGAAATCCTCAACGCGCCGCGCACACTTTCCCCTCCTGAATTTGCCGTCATGCGGTCGCATGTGCTGCTCGGCTATGACGCCTTGCGCAAGATACCCAATATCGCACCAGAAATTCTGGAGGGCACAGCCCAGCATCACGAAATGCACGATGGCCTGGGGTATCCTTACGGCCTCAAAGGCTCAGCCATCGGCCTTTTTGGGCGTATCATCTCTATCTGCGATGTGTATGACGCGCTTTCATCCAGGCGCGTATACAAAGCGGCCCTTTGCCCCAGCCATGCGCTGGCAATCATGTACAAAATGAACGGAACGGCATGGCCGCTCGGTTTTGCGGATTCTTTCATAAGAATGGTGGGGGTCTTCCCGCTAGGAACGGCGGTTAAGCTTTCAGACGGGCGCATGGGCCTCATAAGTAGCTGCGATCCCGATTTTCCAACCCGGCCAACGGTGATCATTGTCAGAAAATCCAGAGGGGTAGCCTATATGGAAGACAGGCTTGACCTGTCGGCGGAAAGCAAGATTTGCGTGAGCCGCGCGCTTTCATTCAATGAGACGGAAGACTGGGATATTCCACGCCTTTTGGGCATAACGGAGTGA
- a CDS encoding molybdopterin-dependent oxidoreductase, with protein sequence MGSMQLVQSVCGMCTARCPISVEVKDGSVGMIYGNPHSPLKGALCARGVAGKALERESECPQSPLIRVGERGEGKWKKVSWEEAFDYVAQKIAAVQQQHGKEAVLWSDRDGPFTDLYRAFMRGIGSPNVCTHSTSCDLNTHHASKAVMGLGRGMAVNDFANCKHIVLQTRNIFEAINLGEARTVMQALRKGCKLTVIDIRHNVSASKANDFLLVRPGTDYAFNLGIINTLITRKLYNKDYVDAHTTGFAELAEFVAPYTAEWAAEQCQVDAQAIVRLAQSLAAAAPHVIWHPGWMTSRYGDSFQVARTALVITALLGGVGVKGGIVPGRTPKECGKAGLKKFTDLFPAPKGLRADGLGVDNKAFDPGKGLLHKAFEAISNPPQGAAPVKAYMCWRHDPLQGYPDPDALRKRFDGLDLLVSVTFSWSDTAWYSDVVLPLSTYLSRESIIATKNGLKPQFFVRNRVIPPRYDTKADWEIIGGLAKRLGLDPLVFESAEDVWRFQLEGTGLTSADFTEKGFVSLTSDPLYVDLADYSFPTASGKVELTSEGYGKGCGQNMLPPYTPPVAPPEGAYRITFGRVAVHTQGHTINNPLLLEQVPENTVWINSKKAKAAGINPGDRVRVLDAAGKSMGEAGVKITSAIHPEAIFVVHGFGHDLPCESRAFHKGISDSKCLRGGLDLQDMGGGGLSMQEHFVTLEKVAGSGAA encoded by the coding sequence ATGGGCAGTATGCAGTTGGTTCAGAGTGTATGCGGAATGTGCACCGCAAGGTGTCCAATTTCTGTAGAAGTAAAAGATGGTTCCGTGGGTATGATTTACGGCAACCCGCACAGTCCCCTCAAGGGTGCCTTGTGCGCGCGCGGCGTGGCTGGCAAAGCCCTTGAGCGCGAGTCGGAGTGCCCGCAGAGCCCGCTTATTCGTGTGGGCGAGCGGGGCGAGGGCAAGTGGAAAAAGGTTTCGTGGGAAGAAGCCTTTGACTATGTTGCGCAAAAAATCGCCGCAGTCCAGCAGCAACACGGCAAGGAAGCAGTGCTGTGGTCTGACCGCGATGGCCCCTTTACCGACCTGTACCGCGCCTTTATGCGCGGCATCGGTTCGCCCAACGTCTGTACGCACAGCACCTCGTGCGACCTCAACACCCACCACGCCAGCAAGGCTGTCATGGGCCTCGGCCGCGGCATGGCCGTGAACGACTTTGCCAACTGCAAGCACATTGTACTGCAAACGCGCAACATTTTTGAAGCCATCAACCTTGGCGAGGCCCGAACCGTCATGCAGGCCTTGCGCAAAGGCTGCAAGCTCACGGTCATTGATATCCGCCACAATGTTTCGGCCTCCAAGGCCAATGATTTTCTGCTTGTCCGCCCCGGTACGGACTATGCCTTCAATCTGGGCATCATCAACACGCTTATTACCCGCAAGCTCTATAACAAGGATTATGTGGACGCTCACACCACGGGTTTTGCCGAACTGGCCGAATTTGTTGCCCCCTACACGGCGGAATGGGCGGCTGAGCAGTGTCAGGTCGATGCGCAGGCCATTGTGCGCCTTGCGCAATCGCTTGCCGCTGCGGCCCCTCATGTGATCTGGCATCCCGGCTGGATGACCTCGCGTTATGGGGATTCTTTTCAGGTTGCGCGCACGGCTCTGGTCATTACGGCCCTGCTGGGCGGCGTGGGCGTCAAGGGCGGCATAGTGCCGGGACGCACCCCCAAGGAATGCGGCAAGGCCGGACTCAAGAAGTTTACGGATCTCTTCCCCGCGCCCAAGGGTTTGCGCGCCGATGGCCTTGGCGTTGACAACAAGGCTTTCGACCCAGGCAAGGGCCTGCTGCACAAGGCTTTTGAAGCCATCAGCAATCCTCCGCAGGGGGCAGCTCCGGTCAAGGCTTATATGTGCTGGCGGCACGATCCGTTGCAGGGCTATCCCGATCCCGATGCGCTGCGCAAACGCTTTGACGGCCTTGACCTGCTTGTGAGCGTCACGTTCTCCTGGTCAGACACTGCATGGTATTCAGACGTGGTGCTGCCGCTTTCCACCTACCTTTCACGCGAGAGCATCATTGCCACAAAGAACGGCCTCAAACCGCAGTTCTTTGTGCGCAACCGCGTCATCCCGCCGCGCTACGACACCAAGGCCGACTGGGAAATCATCGGCGGTCTGGCAAAGCGTCTCGGGCTTGATCCTCTGGTTTTTGAAAGTGCGGAGGACGTGTGGCGCTTTCAGCTTGAAGGAACAGGCCTCACCAGCGCGGACTTTACCGAAAAAGGCTTTGTCTCGCTCACCAGCGATCCCCTGTACGTGGATCTGGCAGATTATTCCTTCCCCACTGCCTCGGGCAAGGTGGAACTGACCAGCGAGGGTTACGGCAAGGGCTGCGGCCAAAACATGCTGCCCCCCTACACGCCGCCCGTTGCGCCGCCGGAGGGGGCCTACCGCATTACCTTTGGGCGGGTGGCCGTGCATACCCAGGGGCATACCATCAATAATCCGCTGCTGCTTGAGCAGGTTCCTGAAAATACCGTGTGGATCAACAGCAAGAAGGCCAAGGCCGCTGGCATCAACCCCGGCGACCGGGTGCGCGTGCTGGATGCCGCAGGCAAATCCATGGGCGAGGCCGGGGTCAAGATCACCTCTGCCATCCATCCTGAGGCCATCTTTGTGGTGCATGGCTTCGGTCACGACCTGCCTTGCGAAAGCCGGGCCTTCCACAAGGGCATTTCTGACAGCAAGTGCCTGCGCGGCGGCCTGGATTTGCAGGATATGGGCGGCGGCGGTCTGTCCATGCAGGAGCATTTTGTCACGCTGGAGAAAGTGGCCGGTTCCGGCGCTGCCTAG
- a CDS encoding 4Fe-4S dicluster domain-containing protein, translating to MSKYIVMHNSADCIGCKACEVQCRSLHNGGPGAFFCRVLSVEQTEPKPALGFVYTSCFHCENPWCVKACPTGAMRRRDDGIVYVETSACVGCKACITACPWAAPQWNAQTGKVDKCDLCRDRIDQGLKPACVTTCAMSCLQFSTPDAASQEKRQEFAEQMQRNRPVVR from the coding sequence ATGAGCAAATATATTGTCATGCACAATTCGGCGGATTGCATAGGCTGCAAGGCCTGCGAGGTTCAGTGCCGCAGCCTGCACAACGGCGGGCCGGGGGCTTTTTTCTGCCGCGTTCTTTCCGTGGAGCAGACCGAACCCAAGCCCGCCCTGGGTTTTGTGTACACCTCGTGCTTTCACTGTGAAAATCCCTGGTGCGTCAAGGCGTGCCCTACAGGGGCCATGCGCCGCAGGGATGATGGCATTGTCTATGTGGAGACCTCGGCCTGCGTGGGCTGCAAGGCCTGCATCACCGCCTGCCCCTGGGCCGCGCCCCAGTGGAACGCCCAGACCGGCAAGGTGGATAAGTGCGACCTGTGCCGCGACCGCATTGATCAGGGCCTCAAGCCTGCCTGCGTGACCACCTGCGCCATGAGCTGCCTGCAATTCTCCACGCCGGATGCGGCCAGTCAGGAGAAGCGGCAGGAATTTGCCGAGCAGATGCAGCGCAACAGGCCTGTTGTCCGCTAG
- a CDS encoding NADH-quinone oxidoreductase subunit A, with product MVPTVAGEEYLAILLLLIIALLFGVLTLFFGRFFRMRRPYREKLMPYESGNEPTAEPRTRFSIKFYYVAILFVIIDVEAIFLYTWAVEFVRLGSLGLAEMLTFMTLLVLAYAYAWKKGAFEWVK from the coding sequence ATGGTGCCTACGGTTGCCGGAGAAGAGTATCTTGCCATACTGCTGCTGCTCATTATTGCGCTGCTTTTTGGCGTTCTTACGTTGTTTTTCGGGCGGTTTTTCCGCATGCGTCGGCCCTACCGTGAAAAGCTCATGCCCTATGAATCCGGCAACGAGCCAACCGCCGAGCCGCGCACGCGTTTTTCCATCAAATTTTATTACGTTGCCATTCTTTTTGTCATCATCGATGTGGAAGCCATCTTCCTCTACACCTGGGCAGTGGAGTTTGTGCGTCTGGGCAGCCTTGGGCTGGCGGAAATGCTGACCTTCATGACCCTGCTGGTGCTGGCCTACGCCTATGCCTGGAAAAAGGGGGCCTTTGAATGGGTGAAGTAG
- a CDS encoding NADH-quinone oxidoreductase subunit B, translated as MGEVETHTVARDGQPLVVHKDGLRFFPGANAVLGPLNALVNWGRCGSIWPVTFGLACCAIEMMATGASTHDLDRFGIIFRASPRQADCMVVAGTLSKKMAPVLRRVYDQMPEPRYVLAMGSCACSGGLFQSYAVTQGVDQIIPVDVYVPGCPPRPEALFDGFIKLQEKINKEQFRWSPWR; from the coding sequence ATGGGTGAAGTAGAAACTCATACCGTTGCGCGCGATGGCCAGCCTCTTGTGGTGCACAAGGACGGCCTGCGGTTTTTCCCCGGCGCCAACGCCGTGCTCGGGCCGCTCAACGCTCTGGTCAACTGGGGCCGTTGCGGCTCCATCTGGCCGGTGACCTTTGGCCTTGCCTGCTGCGCCATTGAAATGATGGCCACAGGCGCGTCAACGCACGATCTTGACCGCTTTGGCATCATCTTTCGCGCCAGCCCCCGGCAGGCAGACTGCATGGTGGTGGCCGGAACCCTGAGCAAAAAAATGGCCCCGGTGTTGCGCAGGGTTTATGACCAGATGCCCGAGCCGCGCTACGTGCTCGCCATGGGCAGTTGCGCTTGCAGCGGCGGGCTTTTTCAGTCGTATGCCGTAACGCAGGGCGTGGATCAGATTATCCCGGTAGACGTCTATGTGCCGGGTTGCCCTCCCAGGCCGGAAGCGCTTTTTGACGGCTTTATCAAGTTGCAGGAGAAAATTAACAAGGAGCAATTTCGATGGAGTCCCTGGAGATAG